The following proteins are encoded in a genomic region of Phoenix dactylifera cultivar Barhee BC4 unplaced genomic scaffold, palm_55x_up_171113_PBpolish2nd_filt_p 000178F, whole genome shotgun sequence:
- the LOC103696964 gene encoding heterogeneous nuclear ribonucleoprotein 1-like isoform X3, protein MESDLGKLFIGGISWDTNEDRLREYFKTYGEVVEAVIMKDRTTGRARGFGFVVFADPAVAERVLMEMHVIDGRKVEVKKAVPRVDQHILNRNNTSIHGSPGPGRTKKIFVGGLPPNITESDFKKYFEQFGNITDVVVMYDHNTQRPRGFGFVTYDLEDAVDQVLLKTFHELNGKMVEVKRAVPKESSPAPNMRSSIGGCNYGLNRVNSFLNGHTQGYNSSSVCGYGMRMDGRLGPVASAQIGFSSFSPGFSMGMSFEPGMNTSFAGTSSFNNNLGYGRGLNPYYSGNSSRYHSSIGNIGGSGNTGSVFSLMARNAWGIGGINYATNSASSDAYMTSGSRSFSSFGNSSLNWAGSSSLISAQGGGNGSDYNNGSLSYETGENNLGLGPGSFGRSGRTGAANTSLTATTGGYEGDYAELYGGSSVYGDPTWRSASSEFGGTGSFDYRFGNATSDITGKSSVAYMGGYNVTSGHPNRGIAAYEDYEGFDW, encoded by the exons ATGGAGTCCGATCTTGGCAAGCTCTTCATTGGCGGGATCTCCTGGGATACCAATGAAGACCGCCTACGGGAGTACTTCAAGACTTATGGGGAGGTGGTTGAGGCTGTAATCATGAAGGACCGGACTACCGGCCGTGCCCGTGGTTTCGGGTTCGTCGTGTTTGCAGACCCTGCTGTGGCTGAGAGAGTCCTCATGGAGATGCACGTAATCGATGGCCGCAAG GTGGAGGTGAAAAAAGCTGTTCCCAGGGTTGATCAGCACATCCTTAATAGAAACAACACCAGTATTCATGGTTCTCCAGGTCCTGGCCGCACCAAGAAGATATTTGTGGGAGGCTTGCCACCAAATATAACAGAGAGTGACTTCAAAAAGTACTTTGAACAGTTTGGGAATATCACTGATGTCGTCGTGATGTATGATCACAACACTCAGAGGCCAAGGGGGTTTGGATTCGTCACTTATGACTTGGAGGATGCTGTGGATCAGGTATTGCTTAAAACCTTTCATGAGCTAAATGGTAAGATGGTTGAGGTCAAGAGAGCTGTTCCTAAAGAATCGTCCCCAGCGCCCAACATGCGCTCATCTATAGGGGGATGTAATTATGGCCTGAATCGGGTTAATAGCTTTCTTAATGGGCATACTCAGGGTTACAATTCAAGCTCAGTATGTGGATATGGAATGAGAATGGATGGTAGATTGGGACCAGTAGCAAGTGCACAGATTGGGTTCTCTTCTTTTAGTCCTGGTTTCAGTATGGGGATGAGTTTTGAGCCTGGTATGAACACAAGCTTCGCGGGAACTTCAAGCTTCAACAACAACCTTGGATATGGGCGAGGTTTGAACCCTTACTATAGTGGAAATTCAAGTAGGTATCATAGTTCTATTGGTAATATTGGAGGTAGTGGTAATACTGGGTCAGTTTTTAGTTTAATGGCTCGTAATGCGTGGGGTATTGGTGGCATTAACTACGCTACAAACTCTGCAAGTTCTGATGCCTACATGACCTCAGGAAGTAGGAGTTTCAGTAGCTTTGGCAATAGTAGCCTGAACTGGGCTGGATCTTCTTCACTTATTTCAGCTCAGGGTGGGGGCAATGGATCAGACTATAATAATGGAAGCTTGAGTTATGAAACTGGTGAGAATAACCTCGGTTTGGGCCCCGGCAGTTTTGGAAGGAGTGGTCGAACTGGAGCTGCTAACACTTCCCTTACTGCAACAACCGGTGGGTATGAAGGAGATTATGCGGAGCTATATGGTGGTAGTTCAGTTTATGGAGACCCAACTTGGCGGTCAGCATCCTCTGAATTTGGTGGCACTGGCTCATTTGATTACCGGTTTGGGAATGCCACCTCAGATATAACAGGCAAGAGCTCTGTAGCTTATATGGGTGGCTATAATGTTACTAGTGGACACCCAAATAGAG GAATTGCTGCATATGAAGATTATGAAGGTTTTGATTGGTGA
- the LOC103696964 gene encoding heterogeneous nuclear ribonucleoprotein 1-like isoform X2, translated as MESDLGKLFIGGISWDTNEDRLREYFKTYGEVVEAVIMKDRTTGRARGFGFVVFADPAVAERVLMEMHVIDGRKVEVKKAVPRVDQHILNRNNTSIHGSPGPGRTKKIFVGGLPPNITESDFKKYFEQFGNITDVVVMYDHNTQRPRGFGFVTYDLEDAVDQVLLKTFHELNGKMVEVKRAVPKESSPAPNMRSSIGGCNYGLNRVNSFLNGHTQGYNSSSVCGYGMRMDGRLGPVASAQIGFSSFSPGFSMGMSFEPGMNTSFAGTSSFNNNLGYGRGLNPYYSGNSSRYHSSIGNIGGSGNTGSVFSLMARNAWGIGGINYATNSASSDAYMTSGSRSFSSFGNSSLNWAGSSSLISAQGGGNGSDYNNGSLSYETGENNLGLGPGSFGRSGRTGAANTSLTATTGGYEGDYAELYGGSSVYGDPTWRSASSEFGGTGSFDYRFGNATSDITGKSSVAYMGGYNVTSGHPNRDMFLSRLEQSYCEWK; from the exons ATGGAGTCCGATCTTGGCAAGCTCTTCATTGGCGGGATCTCCTGGGATACCAATGAAGACCGCCTACGGGAGTACTTCAAGACTTATGGGGAGGTGGTTGAGGCTGTAATCATGAAGGACCGGACTACCGGCCGTGCCCGTGGTTTCGGGTTCGTCGTGTTTGCAGACCCTGCTGTGGCTGAGAGAGTCCTCATGGAGATGCACGTAATCGATGGCCGCAAG GTGGAGGTGAAAAAAGCTGTTCCCAGGGTTGATCAGCACATCCTTAATAGAAACAACACCAGTATTCATGGTTCTCCAGGTCCTGGCCGCACCAAGAAGATATTTGTGGGAGGCTTGCCACCAAATATAACAGAGAGTGACTTCAAAAAGTACTTTGAACAGTTTGGGAATATCACTGATGTCGTCGTGATGTATGATCACAACACTCAGAGGCCAAGGGGGTTTGGATTCGTCACTTATGACTTGGAGGATGCTGTGGATCAGGTATTGCTTAAAACCTTTCATGAGCTAAATGGTAAGATGGTTGAGGTCAAGAGAGCTGTTCCTAAAGAATCGTCCCCAGCGCCCAACATGCGCTCATCTATAGGGGGATGTAATTATGGCCTGAATCGGGTTAATAGCTTTCTTAATGGGCATACTCAGGGTTACAATTCAAGCTCAGTATGTGGATATGGAATGAGAATGGATGGTAGATTGGGACCAGTAGCAAGTGCACAGATTGGGTTCTCTTCTTTTAGTCCTGGTTTCAGTATGGGGATGAGTTTTGAGCCTGGTATGAACACAAGCTTCGCGGGAACTTCAAGCTTCAACAACAACCTTGGATATGGGCGAGGTTTGAACCCTTACTATAGTGGAAATTCAAGTAGGTATCATAGTTCTATTGGTAATATTGGAGGTAGTGGTAATACTGGGTCAGTTTTTAGTTTAATGGCTCGTAATGCGTGGGGTATTGGTGGCATTAACTACGCTACAAACTCTGCAAGTTCTGATGCCTACATGACCTCAGGAAGTAGGAGTTTCAGTAGCTTTGGCAATAGTAGCCTGAACTGGGCTGGATCTTCTTCACTTATTTCAGCTCAGGGTGGGGGCAATGGATCAGACTATAATAATGGAAGCTTGAGTTATGAAACTGGTGAGAATAACCTCGGTTTGGGCCCCGGCAGTTTTGGAAGGAGTGGTCGAACTGGAGCTGCTAACACTTCCCTTACTGCAACAACCGGTGGGTATGAAGGAGATTATGCGGAGCTATATGGTGGTAGTTCAGTTTATGGAGACCCAACTTGGCGGTCAGCATCCTCTGAATTTGGTGGCACTGGCTCATTTGATTACCGGTTTGGGAATGCCACCTCAGATATAACAGGCAAGAGCTCTGTAGCTTATATGGGTGGCTATAATGTTACTAGTGGACACCCAAATAGAG ATATGTTCTTGTCAAGATTGGAGCAGAGTTATTGTGAGTGGAAAT GA
- the LOC103696964 gene encoding heterogeneous nuclear ribonucleoprotein 1-like isoform X1 yields MESDLGKLFIGGISWDTNEDRLREYFKTYGEVVEAVIMKDRTTGRARGFGFVVFADPAVAERVLMEMHVIDGRKVEVKKAVPRVDQHILNRNNTSIHGSPGPGRTKKIFVGGLPPNITESDFKKYFEQFGNITDVVVMYDHNTQRPRGFGFVTYDLEDAVDQVLLKTFHELNGKMVEVKRAVPKESSPAPNMRSSIGGCNYGLNRVNSFLNGHTQGYNSSSVCGYGMRMDGRLGPVASAQIGFSSFSPGFSMGMSFEPGMNTSFAGTSSFNNNLGYGRGLNPYYSGNSSRYHSSIGNIGGSGNTGSVFSLMARNAWGIGGINYATNSASSDAYMTSGSRSFSSFGNSSLNWAGSSSLISAQGGGNGSDYNNGSLSYETGENNLGLGPGSFGRSGRTGAANTSLTATTGGYEGDYAELYGGSSVYGDPTWRSASSEFGGTGSFDYRFGNATSDITGKSSVAYMGGYNVTSGHPNRDSNMRKFMLGRGLTFLRAFFPS; encoded by the exons ATGGAGTCCGATCTTGGCAAGCTCTTCATTGGCGGGATCTCCTGGGATACCAATGAAGACCGCCTACGGGAGTACTTCAAGACTTATGGGGAGGTGGTTGAGGCTGTAATCATGAAGGACCGGACTACCGGCCGTGCCCGTGGTTTCGGGTTCGTCGTGTTTGCAGACCCTGCTGTGGCTGAGAGAGTCCTCATGGAGATGCACGTAATCGATGGCCGCAAG GTGGAGGTGAAAAAAGCTGTTCCCAGGGTTGATCAGCACATCCTTAATAGAAACAACACCAGTATTCATGGTTCTCCAGGTCCTGGCCGCACCAAGAAGATATTTGTGGGAGGCTTGCCACCAAATATAACAGAGAGTGACTTCAAAAAGTACTTTGAACAGTTTGGGAATATCACTGATGTCGTCGTGATGTATGATCACAACACTCAGAGGCCAAGGGGGTTTGGATTCGTCACTTATGACTTGGAGGATGCTGTGGATCAGGTATTGCTTAAAACCTTTCATGAGCTAAATGGTAAGATGGTTGAGGTCAAGAGAGCTGTTCCTAAAGAATCGTCCCCAGCGCCCAACATGCGCTCATCTATAGGGGGATGTAATTATGGCCTGAATCGGGTTAATAGCTTTCTTAATGGGCATACTCAGGGTTACAATTCAAGCTCAGTATGTGGATATGGAATGAGAATGGATGGTAGATTGGGACCAGTAGCAAGTGCACAGATTGGGTTCTCTTCTTTTAGTCCTGGTTTCAGTATGGGGATGAGTTTTGAGCCTGGTATGAACACAAGCTTCGCGGGAACTTCAAGCTTCAACAACAACCTTGGATATGGGCGAGGTTTGAACCCTTACTATAGTGGAAATTCAAGTAGGTATCATAGTTCTATTGGTAATATTGGAGGTAGTGGTAATACTGGGTCAGTTTTTAGTTTAATGGCTCGTAATGCGTGGGGTATTGGTGGCATTAACTACGCTACAAACTCTGCAAGTTCTGATGCCTACATGACCTCAGGAAGTAGGAGTTTCAGTAGCTTTGGCAATAGTAGCCTGAACTGGGCTGGATCTTCTTCACTTATTTCAGCTCAGGGTGGGGGCAATGGATCAGACTATAATAATGGAAGCTTGAGTTATGAAACTGGTGAGAATAACCTCGGTTTGGGCCCCGGCAGTTTTGGAAGGAGTGGTCGAACTGGAGCTGCTAACACTTCCCTTACTGCAACAACCGGTGGGTATGAAGGAGATTATGCGGAGCTATATGGTGGTAGTTCAGTTTATGGAGACCCAACTTGGCGGTCAGCATCCTCTGAATTTGGTGGCACTGGCTCATTTGATTACCGGTTTGGGAATGCCACCTCAGATATAACAGGCAAGAGCTCTGTAGCTTATATGGGTGGCTATAATGTTACTAGTGGACACCCAAATAGAG ATTCTAATATGAGGAAATTTATGCTTGGCAGAGGGCTGACATTTTTGCGTGCATTTTTTCCATCTTAG